A part of Chanos chanos chromosome 9, fChaCha1.1, whole genome shotgun sequence genomic DNA contains:
- the m6pr gene encoding cation-dependent mannose-6-phosphate receptor: MFLFKTMPLVSTILILIILLAGGGQGDDKTDCRLVKESESERKVLKLLEPLKNRDFNLTVKTDKDDYTYVFRVCGAAVGVDGAGLVQINNKNEKKTRIGNYTNAQAIGGSDWVMLIYTGGTEYESHCNKESRKAIIMISCDRRTSAGDLSLVLEDRERESDCFYLFELDSSAVCPVLQSKLSTGSILLIICFSSLAVYLIVGFLYLRLVVGAKGVDQFPNYTFWTEIGNLAADGCDFVCRSRGSREEPPTYRGVSTEPLGEEPEERDDHLLPM; the protein is encoded by the exons ATGTTCTTGTTTAAAACCATGCCGCTGGTCTCGACTATCCTCATTCTGATCATTTTGCTGGCTGGCGGAGGGCAGGGAGATGACAAGACTGATTGTCGTTTGGTGAAAGAGTCAGAGAGCGAACGCAAAGTCCTCAAATTACTGGAAcccctgaaaaacagaga TTTTAATCTGACAGTCAAAACCGATAAGGATGACTACACCTACGTTTTCCGCGTATGCGGAGCTGCTGTTGGCGTGGATGGGGCAGGACTGGTccagataaacaacaaaaacgagAAAAAGACGAGAATTGGAAACTACACGAATGCTCAGGCTATTGGTGGAA GTGATTGGGTGATGCTTATCTACACTGGAGGAACGGAGTATGAAAGCCACTGTAATAAGGAGAGTAGGAAGGCTATTATCATGATCTCCTGCGACAGAAGGACCAGCGCG gggGATCTGTCATTAGTGTTGGaggacagagagcgagagagtgactGTTTTTACCTGTTTGAACTGGACTCCAGTGCCGTGTGTCCAGTACTGCAGTCCAAGCTCAGCACTGGATCCATTCTTCTCATCAT TTGCTTTTCCTCATTGGCGGTTTACCTGATTGTTGGATTCCTCTACCTCCGATTGGTCGTGGGTGCAAAAGGTGTGGACCAGTTCCCCAACTACACCTTTTGGACTGAAATTGGCAACTTGGCGGCT GATGGTTGTGACTTTGTGTGCCGTTCCCgtggcagcagagaggaacCGCCCACATATAGGGGAGTGTCCACTGAGCCTCTGGGGGAGGAGCCAGAGGAAAGGGACGACCACTTGCTTCCCATGTGA